In one Arachis duranensis cultivar V14167 chromosome 9, aradu.V14167.gnm2.J7QH, whole genome shotgun sequence genomic region, the following are encoded:
- the LOC107465116 gene encoding aspartic proteinase — MGNKYLLLSLCLWALTCSLLPSFSYGLMRIGLKKRTLDLEAIKAARMVREKLRSSRPMMGANDHSINKPGIEDDIVPLKNYLDAQYYGEIGIGTPPQTFNVIFDTGSSNLWIPSSKCYFSLACYTHHWYKSSKSKTYVKNGTSCKIVYGSGSISGFFSRDSVTVGDVVVKNQDFIEATREGSLSFVLAKFDGILGLGFQEISVENALPVWDNMVLQNLVNEPVFSFWLNGDPNAKSGGELVFGGVDPKHFVGNHTYVPVTTKGYWQIEMGDFYIGGVSTGVCEGGCAAIVDSGTSLLAGPTTVVTEINHAIGAEGVLSVECKEVISQYGELIWDLLVSGVRADDVCSQVGLCTMRDQSKSAGIEMVTEKEQKDLSAKDTALCTSCQMLVIWIQNQLRQESTKERVFNYVNQLCESLPSPNGESVVDCQSIHILPNITFTIGDKHFTLSPDQYILKTGEGIAEVCLSGFIAFDIPPPRGPLWILGDIFMRVYHTVFDSGNLRVGFAKAA; from the exons ATGGGGAACAAGTATTTGTTGCTGTCTCTCTGCTTGTGGGCTTTAACATGTTCCCTTCTTCCTTCATTCTCATATGGACTCATGAGAATCGGTTTGAAGAAGAGAACTCTAGATCTTGAAGCCATCAAAGCTGCTAGAATGGTAAGAGAAAAGCTAAGATCGAGCAGGCCGATGATGGGTGCGAACGATCATTCTATTAATAAGCCGGGCATCGAAGACGATATAGTACCTTTGAAGAATTATTTGGATGCACAGTATTATGGAGAGATTGGAATTGGAACACCACCGCAAACATTCAATGTCATATTTGATACTGGCAGTTCTAACCTCTGGATTCCTTCATCAAAGTGCTACTTTTCT CTTGCCTGCTATACGCATCATTGGTACAAGTCATCGAAATCCAAAACATATGTAAAGAATG GAACATCATGTAAAATAGTGTATGGTTCTGGATCAATATCTGGCTTTTTCAGTCGTGATAGCGTTACAGTTGGTGATGTCGTGGTCAAGAATCAA GATTTCATCGAGGCTACGAGGGAAGGAAGTCTGTCCTTTGTGTTGGCAAAGTTCGATGGAATACTTGGTCTTGGATTTCAGGAGATCTCAGTTGAAAATGCCTTGCCAGTATG GGATAATATGGTGCTACAAAATCTTGTGAATGAGCCGGTTTTCTCTTTCTGGCTCAATGGGGATCCGAACGCGAAAAGTGGTGGTGAGCTAGTGTTTGGAGGTGTTGATCCGAAGCACTTTGTAGGAAACCATACCTATGTTCCAGTTACTACAAAAGGTTACTGGCAG aTTGAAATGGGAGATTTTTACATTGGTGGTGTGTCAACAG GTGTTTGTGAGGGTGGCTGTGCTGCTATTGTGGATTCTGGAACGTCTTTGCTCGCTGGTCCAACT ACTGTTGTGACTGAAATCAATCATGCTATTGGAGCTGAAGGAGTTCTGAGTGTAGAATGCAAGGAAGTTATTTCTCAATATGGAGAGTTGATATGGGATCTCTTGGTCTCCGGG GTACGAGCTGATGACGTGTGTTCGCAAGTTGGTTTATGTACAATGAGAGATCAATCTAAAAG TGCTGGGATTGAGATGGTGACTGAAAAGGAACAGAAAGATTTGTCAGCTAAAGATACTGCTTTGTGCACTTCCTGTCAGATGCTTGTGATTTGGATCCAGAATCAATTGCGACAAGAGTCGACCAAGGAAAGAGTTTTCAACTATGTAAATCAG TTGTGTGAGAGCTTGCCGAGTCCGAATGGCGAGTCGGTAGTAGACTGTCAGAGCATTCATATATTGCCAAACATCACTTTTACAATCGGAGATAAACATTTCACCCTCTCGCCGGATCAG TATATTCTGAAAACTGGAGAAGGCATTGCTGAAGTTTGTCTTAGTGGGTTTATCGCATTCGACATACCCCCGCCACGCGGTCCTCTCTG GATTCTGGGCGATATCTTCATGAGGGTATATCACACGGTCTTCGACTCTGGGAATCTCCGAGTTGGTTTCGCCAAAGCTGCGTAA
- the LOC107465128 gene encoding uncharacterized protein LOC107465128, which translates to MSLRRFLGFSDGELMRSDAKPCSRLMRHTAGIYSVGGALGFWVLCRLHYGPRITIPRSLRWAACGAVTTSASTALLVRLFSPECEPQNIAAYDNKK; encoded by the exons ATGTCGCTGAGGCGTTTCTTGGGATTTTCCGATGGTGAGCTGATGAGGTCTGATGCAAAACCTTGCTCCAGGTTGATGAGACACACTGCAGGGATATACAGTGTTGGTGGAGCCTTAGGATTTTGGGTCCTGTGCCGATTGCACTAtg GCCCTCGAATTACAATTCCCAGGAGTCTTCGTTGGGCAGCTTGTGGTGCTGTAACTACAAGCGCAAGCACAGCTTTGCTGGTTCGTTTATTTAGTCCCGAGTGTGAACCCCAGAATATCGCTGCTTATGACAACAAAAAGTAG
- the LOC107465126 gene encoding probable L-cysteine desulfhydrase, chloroplastic, translating into MATHNNHLNGDAISNRHVSKKPKLAPTAAVAVITEADLQSEFSHHDPAVARINNGSFGCCPASVIASQRRWQLLNLRQPDHFYFNELKKGILHSRTIIKDLVNAEHVDEISIVDNATTAAAVVLQQTAWAFHEGRFHKGVDAVVMLHYAYGSVKKSVEAYVSRAGGDVIEVPLPFPLTSPNEIITEFRCALERAKSGGKTVRLAVIDHVTSMPSVVIPVKELVRICREESVDKVFVDAAHGIGCTSVDMQEIGADFYTSNLHKWFFCPPSIAFLYSRKNSSSCDLHHPVVSHEYGNGLAVESAWIGNRDYSAQLVVPDVLEFVNRFEGGIQGIKRRNHEKVVEMGQMLAAAWGTHLGSPPEMCASMAMVGLPACLGIKCDLDVARLRTHLRDEFGVEVPIYFRAPAAAISAGDVVTGYARISHQVYNKVEDYYKFRDAVDQLVNSGFTCAQLST; encoded by the coding sequence ATGGCCACCCATAACAACCACCTCAATGGTGATGCTATATCCAACCGTCACGTGTCAAAGAAACCAAAGCTCGCTCCAACCGCTGCCGTCGCCGTCATCACTGAGGCCGACCTCCAATCGGAATTCTCCCATCACGACCCCGCCGTCGCGCGCATCAACAACGGCAGCTTCGGATGTTGCCCTGCCTCCGTAATCGCCTCCCAGCGCCGGTGGCAGCTCCTCAACCTGCGGCAGCCTGACCATTTCTACTTCAACGAGCTCAAGAAAGGGATCCTCCACTCCCGCACCATCATAAAAGACCTCGTCAACGCAGAACACGTCGACGAGATCTCCATCGTCGACAACGCAACCACCGCCGCCGCCGTCGTCCTCCAACAAACCGCCTGGGCCTTCCATGAGGGAAGGTTCCATAAAGGCGTCGACGCCGTCGTCATGCTCCACTACGCATACGGCTCCGTCAAGAAGTCTGTGGAGGCGTACGTGTCACGCGCCGGCGGCGATGTCATCGAGGTCCCCCTCCCCTTCCCCCTAACTTCCCCCAACGAAATCATAACAGAATTCCGTTGCGCATTGGAAAGAGCGAAATCTGGCGGGAAAACGGTTAGACTGGCAGTTATCGATCACGTGACTTCGATGCCCAGCGTGGTGATCCCCGTGAAGGAGTTAGTTAGGATCTGCAGAGAGGAAAGTGTGGATAAAGTTTTTGTGGATGCGGCGCACGGGATAGGGTGTACCAGCGTTGACATGCAAGAAATTGGCGCTGACTTTTACACTAGCAATTTGCACAAGTGGTTCTTTTGTCCACCGTCGATTGCGTTTTTGTACAGTCGCAAGAACTCCAGTTCTTGCGATCTGCATCACCCTGTGGTGTCTCATGAGTACGGCAACGGTTTAGCCGTTGAGAGTGCATGGATAGGGAATAGGGACTATAGTGCACAGCTTGTGGTACCTGATGTGCTGGAATTTGTGAACAGGTTTGAAGGGGGAATTCAGGGGATTAAGAGGAGGAACCATGAAAAGGTTGTTGAGATGGGTCAGATGCTGGCTGCGGCTTGGGGGACACATCTCGGAAGCCCGCCGGAGATGTGTGCGAGTATGGCCATGGTTGGATTGCCGGCTTGCTTGGGGATTAAGTGTGATTTGGATGTGGCTAGGTTGAGGACTCATTTGAGGGATGAATTTGGGGTTGAGGTCCCTATTTATTTTCGAGCGCCGGCAGCCGCGATCTCCGCGGGGGATGTGGTCACCGGCTATGCTCGGATTTCTCATCAGGTGTACAACAAAGTTGAGGACTATTATAAGTTCAGAGATGCCGTTGACCAGCTTGTTAACAGTGGCTTTACTTGTGCTCAGCTTTCCACTTGA